The proteins below are encoded in one region of Asticcacaulis excentricus CB 48:
- the hfaB gene encoding holdfast anchoring protein HfaB, whose protein sequence is MPPTLRLFFALSCSAGALTPGLAVATPPQAEVTLNETPVTPALRCLARRPSLNGLPRLAVGRIGDLTGKIDFDTGAKITQGASLFAVSALGYAGVPVVERLDNSVAEIELNYARQKLLSDTPERAGQSGDNFRPILAGQIAGSRYYIVGGITELNYNIRSDGYDAAIGSQALPGAQGQISGRTYVLNVAVDLRLVNTQTQQVVDTVTFQKQVIGVTNDRRLTGGSEDIGLLLQGGNSRQEPLQMSVRELVERSVYHLIAPLWTATDARACLSGSGLKAVQP, encoded by the coding sequence ATGCCCCCCACCCTTCGCCTCTTCTTCGCCCTGAGTTGTTCCGCAGGCGCGCTCACGCCGGGTCTGGCCGTCGCCACGCCTCCACAGGCGGAAGTGACGCTCAATGAAACGCCGGTGACGCCCGCTTTGCGCTGCCTCGCCCGCCGCCCGTCTCTGAACGGCCTGCCGCGACTGGCCGTCGGGCGCATTGGCGACCTGACGGGCAAGATCGATTTCGATACAGGCGCCAAGATCACACAAGGTGCGTCGTTGTTTGCCGTCAGTGCCCTCGGCTATGCCGGGGTCCCAGTGGTCGAGCGCCTCGACAATTCTGTGGCCGAGATCGAACTGAACTATGCGCGGCAAAAGCTGCTGTCGGATACGCCGGAGCGCGCCGGGCAAAGCGGCGACAATTTCCGCCCGATTCTAGCCGGGCAAATCGCCGGTTCGCGCTATTACATTGTGGGCGGCATTACCGAACTGAACTACAATATCCGCTCTGACGGCTACGACGCGGCCATCGGCTCCCAGGCCCTGCCCGGTGCGCAGGGTCAGATCAGCGGCCGCACCTATGTGCTCAATGTCGCCGTCGATCTGCGGCTGGTCAACACCCAGACCCAGCAGGTGGTCGATACCGTCACCTTTCAGAAGCAAGTGATCGGCGTCACAAATGACCGTCGCCTCACGGGCGGCAGCGAGGATATCGGCCTGCTGCTGCAAGGCGGCAACAGCCGTCAGGAGCCGCTGCAAATGTCGGTGCGCGAACTGGTCGAACGCTCGGTCTATCACTTGATCGCGCCGCTCTGGACCGCCACTGACGCCCGCGCCTGCCTCAGCGGGTCCGGTCTGAAAGCGGTGCAGCCATGA
- the hfaA gene encoding holdfast anchoring protein HfaA, which yields MRTTVLLTGLVFTGPLLALPAVAQTSDLRALENGYGNGRRLENQPFTPTTRDANGNRLIVNGIIQYDDANSRYSQSSSNGGSLLSNNNLPTTQGTATATAIGNLLAVTVSGSHNTVILNSRQYNSGNVSAVLNGRKTTGE from the coding sequence ATGCGGACAACCGTCCTTCTTACCGGTCTCGTCTTCACCGGCCCATTACTGGCCCTGCCCGCCGTCGCGCAGACCTCAGACCTGCGGGCGCTGGAAAACGGCTATGGGAATGGCCGACGGCTGGAAAACCAGCCCTTCACCCCCACCACGCGCGATGCCAATGGCAACCGCCTGATCGTCAACGGCATCATCCAGTACGACGACGCCAATAGCCGCTACAGCCAGTCGAGTTCCAACGGCGGCAGCCTTCTGTCGAACAATAATCTTCCGACGACGCAAGGGACGGCCACGGCCACGGCGATAGGCAACCTGTTGGCGGTCACGGTCAGCGGCAGCCACAACACGGTCATTCTCAACAGCCGTCAGTACAATTCCGGTAACGTCTCCGCCGTGCTCAACGGTCGCAAAACAACCGGTGAATAA